The following coding sequences lie in one Arachis hypogaea cultivar Tifrunner chromosome 9, arahy.Tifrunner.gnm2.J5K5, whole genome shotgun sequence genomic window:
- the LOC112710499 gene encoding putative receptor-like protein kinase At1g72540: MPSQKRVMWKSFIVGCFKDNPFSNSSLDETHTSSVSKKTLSRRISLSDLSNSSSQSIMSDLSNSLTGIGSNIHIFTYQELKEITHGFSKNNFLGEGGFGKVYKGFIDEKFKPRLVPQVVAVKALNLDGKQGHREWLAEVIFLGQLKHRNLVNLIGYCCEDEHRLLVYEYMERGNLEEKLFKGYLATLPWLTRIKIAIGAAKGLCFLHEEEKPVIYRDVKASNILLDADYNAKLSDFGLAIDGPGEDQTHVTTRVMGTRGYAAPEYIMTGHLTTMSDVYSYGVVLLELLTGRKSVDKKRPSREQDLVEWARPMLKDSLKLERIMDPRLEGQYSTQGARKLASLAYQCLSHHAKNRPSMRTVVKTLEPLLELNDIPIGHFVYVAPTEVVVVTDCSCYDNSNINEEGKVEEEIKGEKKEKEKGRNNLKKERKSRSRRCRVKPIRSRAVYSDTALYKTLATSPYFPKQGPETHNCDGNRPILPI, from the exons atgcctTCCCAGAAAAGGGTTATGTGGAAATCCTTCATAGTTGGTTGTTTCAAAGACAATCCCTTTTCCAATTCTTCCTTGGACGAAACACACACATCATCAGTTTCAAAAAAGACACTTTCTAGGAGAATCTCGCTCTCTGATCTGAGCAATTCTTCTTCACAGTCTATAATGAGTGATTTGTCAAATTCCCTCACAGGAATTGGATCAAACATTCATATTTTCACTTACCAGGAGCTGAAAGAGATCACACATGGGTTCAGTAAGAACAATTTCCTCGGCGAAGGTGGATTCGGAAAGGTTTATAAAGGGTTCATTGATGAGAAATTTAAGCCCAGACTTGTGCCTCAGGTTGTTGCTGTTAAGGCCCTCAATTTGGATGGCAAACAAGGACACAGAGAGTGGTTG GCTGAAGTAATCTTCTTGGGGCAGTTGAAGCATCGCAATCTGGTGAACTTAATTGGATACTGCTGTGAAGATGAACACAGGCTTCTTGTCTATGAATACATGGAAAGGGGCAATCTGGAAGAGAAGCTTTTCAAAG gTTATTTAGCAACATTGCCGTGGCTAACAAGAATCAAAATAGCAATTGGGGCTGCAAAGGGACTTTGTTTccttcatgaagaagaaaagccAGTCATATACAGAGATGTTAAAGCCTCAAACATTCTGTTAGACGCT GATTACAATGCGAAGCTGTCGGATTTCGGTTTAGCAATAGATGGACCAGGGGAAGATCAAACACATGTTACAACTCGTGTTATGGGTACCCGCGGTTATGCTGCTCCTGAGTATATCATGACAG GTCATTTGACAACCATGAGCGACGTGTATAGCTATGGAGTTGTTCTGTTAGAGCTACTAACGGGAAGAAAATCAGTGGACAAGAAACGGCCAAGCAGAGAGCAAGATTTAGTAGAGTGGGCAAGGCCAATGCTAAAGGATTCTCTTAAACTTGAGAGAATAATGGACCCAAGACTTGAGGGTCAGTACTCAACACAAGGTGCAAGAAAGTTAGCATCTTTGGCTTACCAATGCCTAAGCCACCACGCAAAGAATAGGCCTTCAATGCGAACCGTGGTTAAGACCTTGGAGCCTCTCTTGGAACTTAACGATATCCCAATTGGTCATTTTGTTTATGTGGCCCCCACTGAAGTGGTTGTTGTAACCGATTGTTCTTGTTATGACAACAGCAATATTAACGAAGAAGGTAAAGTTGAAGAGGAAATAAAGGGagagaaaaaggagaaggagaagggtcGCAATAATTTAAAGAAGGAGCGAAAAAGTCGTAGCCGTAGGTGTAGGGTTAAGCCAATCAGGTCTCGTGCTGTTTACTCTGACACTGCTCTGTATAAGACTCTTGCTACCAGTCCCTACTTTCCCAAACAAGGACCAGAGACACATAATTGTGATGGAAATCGCCCCATATTGCCAATTTAG